From a single Vibrio toranzoniae genomic region:
- a CDS encoding NAD(P)/FAD-dependent oxidoreductase has translation MTQSAIHTPNEVQSTVAVIGAGVVGLCTALEAQRHGYQVTLFDKGLPGKGASFGNAGYLATELMDPLATKKTLSSAPKMWIDPKGPLALPWQYLPKAIPWLARFVRSASSSKVEASRKALYQLNQAAVPAWQRCLADIGAQEHLVPSGYLLVWESASKLEEAKAHAAYLAQWEVESVLLQGAQLREKEPGLAETVSHALFFPNACRVKDPYLLSKHLFAVFQARGGCFEQAEVDKIHPQGNFVRVVTTDLHVFEHAILCTGAWGKPLLQQVGISVPLEAERGYHLTIDTTDLDTTDLKSKPLKHPIGSAERKFVMSPLASGLRVVGITEIGGLRLPAFTHRFHVLRHHSRQLLPLLNNSALPVSEWMGHRPTIADSLPVIDRHPHHPQLLFAFGHQHLGLTQAAISAELVISLLRKTEPEFDVAPYRVDRF, from the coding sequence ATGACACAATCCGCTATACACACACCGAATGAAGTTCAGTCCACTGTTGCAGTAATTGGTGCTGGAGTCGTTGGCCTTTGTACAGCCCTAGAAGCGCAGCGCCATGGCTATCAAGTTACACTGTTTGATAAGGGACTGCCGGGTAAAGGGGCTTCGTTTGGCAATGCGGGTTACTTAGCCACAGAATTGATGGATCCTTTGGCAACGAAAAAGACATTGTCTTCTGCGCCAAAAATGTGGATAGACCCAAAAGGTCCGCTGGCACTACCGTGGCAGTATCTACCCAAGGCGATCCCTTGGTTAGCACGCTTTGTTCGGTCGGCCTCTTCTTCAAAAGTTGAGGCAAGCCGAAAAGCGCTCTATCAACTCAATCAAGCAGCCGTTCCCGCTTGGCAACGCTGCTTGGCCGATATTGGAGCCCAAGAACATCTCGTACCGTCAGGCTATTTATTGGTATGGGAATCAGCAAGCAAATTAGAAGAGGCAAAAGCGCACGCTGCTTACCTTGCACAGTGGGAAGTAGAAAGTGTCTTATTGCAAGGAGCACAACTGAGGGAAAAAGAACCGGGGCTGGCTGAGACGGTCAGTCATGCTCTGTTTTTTCCCAATGCTTGCCGAGTTAAAGACCCTTACCTCCTATCAAAACATTTATTTGCGGTTTTTCAGGCCCGCGGGGGATGCTTTGAACAAGCTGAAGTAGACAAAATTCACCCACAAGGTAATTTCGTTAGAGTGGTCACCACGGATTTGCATGTGTTTGAGCATGCAATACTTTGCACGGGAGCGTGGGGGAAACCATTACTACAACAAGTGGGCATTTCCGTTCCACTCGAAGCTGAGCGTGGGTATCACTTGACGATAGATACAACGGACTTGGATACAACGGATTTGAAATCTAAGCCACTCAAACATCCTATTGGCTCAGCAGAGCGTAAATTTGTTATGAGCCCATTGGCGTCTGGTTTAAGGGTCGTGGGGATAACAGAAATAGGAGGCTTGCGTTTACCAGCGTTTACTCACAGGTTTCATGTGCTACGTCATCACAGCAGGCAACTGCTGCCGTTATTGAACAATTCGGCGTTGCCAGTGAGTGAATGGATGGGACACAGGCCCACGATTGCCGATTCACTGCCGGTGATAGATCGACACCCACATCATCCACAATTATTGTTTGCTTTTGGCCATCAGCACTTAGGATTGACTCAAGCCGCTATTAGCGCGGAGTTGGTGATCAGCTTGTTGCGTAAAACAGAGCCTGAGTTTGATGTTGCTCCTTATAGGGTGGATAGGTTTTAA
- the nhaC gene encoding Na+/H+ antiporter NhaC codes for MTKKNSDYTTPPPLGLAIVPIILTIALLATQIFYYDDFTPHIALAIGFAITALVGWYQGLRWQDIESGAFRVLHVAMPSIATLIVVGMLVSTWIASGTVPTLIYYGLVLIEPEWFLAATMLLCSVVSLSIGSSWTTVGTVGLALVGIGFAFGIPAYWTAGAVVSGAFFGDKISPLSDTTNLAAAVTETNVFAHIRNMMPTTIPAMLIALTLYSILGGVVMSDTTSGAQQLQEITAIQSGLESHFSLGFLPLLPLLVVMVLAFYKIAPIPALFTGFVFGAGVAVHNYDYNLNDILTFAHSGYKIETGSAALDNLLNRGGVTSMTWVITLMMFALAFGGALERTGCLESVVNAIMKSTRGFRGLQTNAILTSVATNAVSGDVYLSIALPGRMFGPQYDKLGYSRLNLSRAIEEGGTLVSPLIPWNAGGAFVMGTLGLVVTPGDYSALLYAPLAFACWLSPTIGIIYAQTGWFSKRTEKNEATNNEVVSATSGSPHRSI; via the coding sequence ATGACTAAAAAGAATTCAGATTATACGACGCCACCACCATTAGGCTTGGCGATCGTACCGATTATTCTCACCATTGCGCTGTTAGCGACACAAATTTTTTATTATGACGACTTCACCCCCCATATTGCGCTGGCCATTGGCTTCGCTATTACCGCGCTGGTTGGTTGGTATCAAGGGCTTCGGTGGCAGGACATAGAGTCCGGTGCATTTCGTGTTTTACACGTGGCGATGCCTTCAATAGCAACCCTTATTGTTGTGGGTATGCTAGTCAGCACTTGGATTGCCAGTGGTACGGTACCGACGCTGATCTATTACGGTTTAGTGTTAATCGAACCCGAATGGTTTCTGGCTGCCACAATGTTATTGTGCTCTGTCGTTTCCCTTTCTATTGGTTCGAGTTGGACCACCGTCGGTACGGTGGGCCTGGCCTTAGTCGGTATTGGTTTTGCTTTTGGTATCCCAGCCTACTGGACGGCGGGAGCCGTTGTATCTGGTGCTTTTTTTGGCGATAAAATCTCACCATTGTCTGATACGACCAACCTTGCCGCCGCTGTGACTGAAACTAATGTGTTCGCTCATATTCGCAACATGATGCCGACCACCATTCCAGCCATGCTAATCGCTTTAACGCTGTACTCCATTCTTGGTGGTGTGGTGATGAGCGATACGACATCAGGCGCTCAGCAGCTACAAGAAATCACCGCTATTCAATCGGGTTTGGAGAGTCATTTCTCTCTTGGTTTTCTTCCTTTGCTGCCACTTTTGGTGGTGATGGTGCTCGCTTTTTACAAAATAGCGCCGATCCCAGCCCTGTTTACAGGCTTTGTTTTCGGTGCCGGTGTGGCGGTGCATAATTATGATTACAACCTGAATGACATTCTGACATTTGCCCACAGTGGATACAAAATAGAGACAGGATCTGCAGCGCTGGATAATTTGCTGAATCGTGGTGGCGTCACATCCATGACCTGGGTGATTACCTTAATGATGTTTGCGTTGGCATTTGGTGGCGCGCTGGAGCGTACCGGATGTTTGGAGTCTGTCGTCAATGCAATAATGAAGTCCACTCGAGGTTTCAGAGGGTTACAAACCAATGCCATCCTCACTTCGGTAGCGACCAACGCCGTATCGGGTGATGTGTACCTCTCTATCGCGTTACCTGGCCGTATGTTTGGACCGCAATACGACAAACTCGGTTATAGCAGACTAAATCTATCCAGAGCGATTGAAGAAGGAGGCACATTAGTCTCGCCCTTGATCCCTTGGAATGCGGGTGGCGCATTTGTGATGGGAACATTAGGGCTGGTTGTCACTCCCGGTGATTACAGTGCCTTGCTATACGCACCATTGGCATTTGCTTGTTGGTTGTCACCCACTATCGGCATTATTTACGCTCAAACAGGGTGGTTCTCAAAGCGCACCGAGAAAAACGAAGCGACCAATAATGAGGTGGTTTCAGCCACCAGTGGCAGCCCCCACAGATCCATATAA
- a CDS encoding ornithine cyclodeaminase family protein has translation MQLNQQQVHNALPWLPLVDALKDIFTRDVTAPIRHHHTMNVPQDPSATLLLMPAWIEGEYLGVKQVNVFPGNSARNQPGLSSHYLLSCGKTGKMLAQIDGNELTARRTAAASALASHYLSRETASKMLMVGAGRVARRLVPAHMSVRPIKTVHVWDINQSAAEQLATELRDEGVDAVACPNDQLEAIARDADLISCATLSTAPIIKGEWLKPGAHLDLVGSFTPTMRETNNEALKRANVFVDVKAAALVETGELIMPIRDGAITEESILADFSTLCSGQHAGRAGLDDPEAAITLFKSVGDSREDLAGAILAYQSVQSV, from the coding sequence ATGCAACTTAACCAACAACAGGTTCACAACGCACTACCGTGGCTACCTTTAGTCGACGCGCTAAAGGATATTTTCACTCGCGATGTAACGGCACCGATTCGTCATCACCACACCATGAATGTACCGCAAGATCCTAGCGCGACTTTACTATTAATGCCGGCATGGATTGAAGGTGAGTATTTGGGAGTGAAACAGGTCAATGTATTTCCGGGCAACTCTGCTCGTAATCAACCAGGGCTCAGCAGCCATTATCTACTTAGCTGTGGTAAAACTGGAAAAATGTTAGCTCAGATTGATGGGAACGAACTAACGGCACGCAGAACCGCGGCCGCTTCAGCATTAGCTTCTCATTATCTATCACGTGAAACGGCGAGCAAAATGCTGATGGTTGGAGCTGGGAGAGTGGCACGACGCTTAGTCCCAGCCCATATGAGTGTACGCCCAATCAAGACCGTTCATGTGTGGGATATTAATCAGTCCGCTGCTGAGCAATTAGCAACAGAGTTACGCGATGAAGGAGTGGACGCTGTTGCCTGCCCAAATGACCAACTGGAAGCGATAGCAAGAGACGCTGATCTGATTAGTTGTGCAACGCTTTCAACAGCCCCAATCATTAAAGGTGAGTGGCTTAAACCCGGTGCGCATTTAGACTTAGTAGGAAGCTTTACCCCTACGATGCGTGAAACCAACAATGAAGCGCTAAAACGAGCCAATGTTTTTGTGGATGTGAAAGCAGCAGCACTGGTTGAGACGGGCGAGTTGATCATGCCTATCCGTGATGGCGCGATTACCGAAGAGAGTATCTTAGCCGATTTCTCAACCTTGTGCAGTGGTCAACATGCGGGGCGTGCAGGCCTTGACGATCCTGAAGCCGCAATCACTCTTTTCAAATCGGTCGGTGATTCTCGTGAAGATCTGGCTGGCGCGATTCTGGCTTACCAGTCAGTACAGAGCGTTTAA
- a CDS encoding AraC family transcriptional regulator yields the protein MNQTQIRRNVIARRQGQHLHSYAQVLLGWRGTMACEFERESGQIGHGTVAVIPNNAPHFYNGLSEDSELLVIDLAPADPYIQALEQACNLSLQESIFQQPYFLDLGAESQILLDFAAQKVRQDTMSPQINCQLVSLFLTQLGQMSASSTTPSPHRRLETSYLNAYIDQHIATALTNAQLAHAMYLSESHFYCLCQKQFGVTPQKYVMQRRMQKAQLLLRNSNMPMTELAAEVGFSQLSSFSRAYKRTFQHSPSDTRRKPR from the coding sequence GTGAATCAAACTCAGATCAGACGAAATGTTATTGCTAGACGCCAGGGTCAGCACCTACACAGCTATGCTCAAGTACTGCTAGGTTGGCGAGGTACCATGGCGTGTGAGTTTGAACGTGAAAGTGGGCAAATAGGTCACGGTACGGTGGCGGTCATCCCCAATAATGCACCGCATTTTTATAATGGCCTAAGTGAAGACAGTGAGTTATTGGTCATTGACTTAGCACCTGCCGATCCTTACATCCAAGCTCTAGAGCAAGCGTGTAATTTGTCATTACAGGAATCGATATTTCAGCAGCCTTACTTTTTAGATTTAGGGGCCGAAAGCCAGATATTATTGGACTTTGCCGCTCAGAAAGTTCGGCAAGATACGATGTCACCACAGATAAACTGCCAGTTAGTGTCGTTGTTTTTAACGCAATTAGGCCAAATGTCGGCATCATCTACCACGCCTTCACCTCACCGCCGTTTAGAAACGAGTTACTTAAATGCTTACATCGACCAACACATCGCGACTGCGTTAACGAATGCTCAGCTTGCTCATGCAATGTATTTGAGTGAGAGCCACTTTTACTGTTTATGCCAAAAACAGTTTGGGGTAACACCACAAAAATATGTTATGCAGCGACGCATGCAAAAAGCACAGCTTTTACTTCGCAACAGCAACATGCCAATGACCGAACTCGCGGCCGAGGTTGGCTTTTCGCAGCTATCGAGCTTTTCTCGAGCCTACAAACGCACCTTTCAACATTCGCCTAGCGACACACGCCGAAAGCCACGCTAA
- the greB gene encoding transcription elongation factor GreB — translation MKTKLITREGYNKLKAEHDHLWHEKRPEITKIVTWAASLGDRSENADYTFNKRLLRQIDRRVRFLRKFLPDVTIVDYSPQQEGKVFFGAWVEIENEDGDIKKFRIVGPEEIYGDAKGYISIDSPMARALLKKEVDDEFTVTTPEGDKEWFINSIRYK, via the coding sequence ATGAAAACCAAACTTATCACCCGAGAAGGTTATAACAAGCTCAAAGCAGAACATGACCATTTATGGCACGAAAAACGTCCAGAAATCACAAAAATAGTCACTTGGGCTGCAAGCCTTGGAGATCGCTCGGAAAACGCAGATTATACGTTCAATAAGCGTTTGCTTCGTCAGATTGATCGCCGAGTGCGTTTCTTACGCAAATTCCTACCTGATGTCACTATCGTTGATTACTCTCCGCAGCAAGAAGGTAAGGTATTTTTCGGTGCTTGGGTCGAAATTGAGAATGAAGATGGGGACATTAAAAAGTTTCGAATTGTCGGTCCCGAAGAGATCTACGGCGATGCTAAAGGTTATATCTCTATCGACTCGCCAATGGCAAGAGCTCTGCTCAAGAAAGAAGTGGATGATGAGTTTACGGTAACCACACCGGAAGGCGACAAAGAGTGGTTCATTAACTCGATTCGCTATAAATAA
- the ompR gene encoding two-component system response regulator OmpR — protein sequence MQENYKILVVDDDARLRALLERYLSEQGFQVRSVANSEQMDRLLTRENFHLMVLDLMMPGEDGLSICRRLRNANNSLPILMLTAKGDEVDRIVGLEVGADDYLPKPFNPRELLARIKAVMRRQVIEAPGAPSSEESVVEFGEFRLNLGTREMFRGDEPMPLTSGEFAVLKSLVTNAREPMSRDKLMNMARGREYAAMERSIDVQISRLRRLVEEDPSKPRYIQTVWGLGYVFVPEGKAV from the coding sequence ATGCAAGAAAACTACAAAATTTTAGTGGTCGATGACGATGCTCGCTTACGTGCATTGTTGGAACGCTATCTGTCTGAGCAGGGCTTTCAAGTGCGTAGCGTGGCAAACAGTGAGCAGATGGACCGCCTGTTAACCCGTGAAAATTTTCACTTGATGGTATTGGATTTAATGATGCCGGGCGAAGATGGCCTCTCGATCTGTCGTCGTCTACGCAACGCAAATAACTCACTGCCTATTTTAATGCTGACCGCAAAGGGTGATGAGGTCGACCGTATTGTGGGTTTGGAAGTGGGAGCCGATGACTACCTGCCGAAACCATTTAACCCGCGTGAGCTTTTGGCTCGCATTAAAGCGGTAATGCGCCGCCAAGTGATTGAAGCGCCGGGCGCACCAAGCTCGGAAGAGTCTGTGGTTGAATTTGGTGAGTTCCGCCTGAACCTAGGTACGCGTGAAATGTTCCGCGGTGATGAGCCAATGCCACTGACTTCTGGTGAGTTTGCTGTGTTGAAGTCACTGGTGACCAACGCTCGTGAGCCAATGTCTCGCGATAAACTAATGAACATGGCACGTGGCCGTGAATATGCCGCGATGGAACGTTCTATTGATGTTCAGATTTCACGTCTGCGTCGCCTTGTTGAAGAAGACCCAAGTAAACCCCGTTATATCCAAACCGTATGGGGCCTAGGTTATGTCTTCGTTCCAGAAGGTAAAGCGGTGTAA
- the envZ gene encoding two-component system sensor histidine kinase EnvZ, whose amino-acid sequence MRIRSSFTQSIVLLLTLLVASQVFSYYAVFNYALMPSLQQFNKILAHELNLVLDQDSDMNIEIDAPLRQRVLEQLGVTVHAKDSGAADEYYHAVAIDLMSEEMTKELGSETEVRLMLGKESYVLWMDIAQLPNSLIRIPLSELQEEDFAPLFRNSLIMAMLIVAGGWLFIRLQNRPLITLEKAAQGVGRGEIPPPLPVQGAQEIRSVTRAFNQMSKGIQELEEDRALLMAGISHDLRTPLTRIRLATEMMSPEESYLAEGIISDTEECNEIISQFMDYLKPVDRDSFQAVFIDDIAREVAISEGGYEVQIETDISESMKPTLGNPIEMKRAVSNLVVNALRYGHGWVKVSTGMTADNKLAWVTVEDNGPGIPQDQVGKLFEPFTRGDTARGSEGTGLGLAIVKRIVSQHQGAVVVNNRSEGGLKAQISFPVKP is encoded by the coding sequence ATGCGTATACGTAGCTCCTTTACCCAGTCGATAGTGCTCTTGTTAACTTTGCTGGTTGCCAGCCAAGTTTTTTCTTACTACGCCGTATTTAACTATGCTTTGATGCCCAGTTTGCAGCAGTTTAATAAGATCTTGGCTCATGAGTTAAACCTAGTGTTGGATCAAGACAGTGACATGAATATCGAGATTGATGCACCGCTACGTCAGCGTGTGCTTGAACAGCTAGGAGTCACCGTTCATGCCAAGGACAGCGGAGCGGCGGATGAGTATTACCATGCGGTGGCGATTGACCTGATGAGCGAGGAGATGACCAAAGAACTCGGCTCTGAGACGGAAGTGCGGTTAATGTTAGGCAAAGAGAGTTATGTGTTGTGGATGGACATTGCGCAGTTACCTAATTCTTTAATTCGTATTCCGCTATCAGAGTTGCAAGAGGAAGATTTTGCCCCTCTTTTTCGTAATAGCTTGATCATGGCGATGTTGATTGTCGCGGGTGGTTGGTTGTTTATTCGATTACAGAACCGACCATTAATCACCTTGGAGAAAGCGGCGCAAGGTGTCGGGCGAGGTGAGATTCCCCCACCATTGCCAGTTCAAGGTGCACAAGAGATTCGTTCCGTCACTCGAGCCTTTAATCAAATGTCGAAAGGAATACAAGAATTGGAAGAAGATCGAGCGCTGCTGATGGCGGGTATCAGCCACGATTTACGTACTCCATTAACGCGTATTCGCTTAGCGACAGAGATGATGTCTCCAGAGGAGAGTTACTTAGCAGAAGGGATCATCAGTGATACCGAAGAGTGTAACGAGATCATCAGTCAGTTTATGGACTACCTGAAGCCAGTCGACCGAGATTCATTCCAAGCGGTGTTTATCGATGATATTGCCCGTGAAGTTGCGATATCTGAGGGTGGATACGAGGTACAGATTGAAACTGACATTTCAGAATCAATGAAACCCACTTTAGGGAACCCGATTGAAATGAAGCGTGCGGTGAGCAACTTGGTGGTCAACGCGCTGCGTTATGGTCATGGTTGGGTCAAGGTATCGACGGGAATGACAGCCGACAATAAGCTTGCTTGGGTAACGGTGGAAGATAATGGGCCGGGTATTCCGCAAGACCAGGTCGGTAAGCTGTTTGAGCCGTTCACGCGTGGCGATACGGCACGTGGCAGTGAAGGTACAGGCTTGGGCTTGGCCATTGTCAAACGTATTGTCAGCCAGCACCAAGGCGCAGTGGTGGTGAACAACCGTAGTGAAGGTGGTTTGAAAGCGCAGATCAGTTTCCCTGTCAAACCTTAG